One window from the genome of Pseudomonas fluorescens encodes:
- the yacG gene encoding DNA gyrase inhibitor YacG has protein sequence MSQTPTVDCPTCGAPVEWSPQSTFRPFCSDRCKLIDLGAWASEEHKIPVSPDAEDELFSEDFEPRSHH, from the coding sequence ATGAGCCAAACCCCAACCGTTGATTGCCCAACCTGTGGCGCCCCTGTGGAATGGAGCCCGCAGAGCACATTCCGGCCGTTCTGTTCTGATCGCTGCAAACTGATCGACCTCGGCGCCTGGGCGTCGGAAGAACACAAAATCCCGGTCAGCCCCGACGCCGAGGATGAGCTGTTCAGCGAAGATTTCGAGCCTCGCTCACATCACTAA
- a CDS encoding NAD(P)/FAD-dependent oxidoreductase: MTHRIVIVGGGAGGLELATRLGKTLGKRGTASVMLVDANLTHIWKPLLHEVAAGSLNSSEDELNYVAQAKWNHFEFQLGRMSGLDRERKRIQLAATYDEAGVELLPARELGYDSLVIAVGSTTNDFGTEGAAQHCLFLDTRKQAERFHQQLLHHYLRAHAGQTDVVERISVAIVGAGATGVELAAELHNAAHELHAYGLDRIKPENMHITLIEAGPRVLPALPERIGGPVHKTLEKLGVNVMTNAAVSQVTADSLITADGQVIDASLKVWAAGIRAPDFLKDIDGLETNRINQLQVLPTLQTTRDENIFAFGDCAACPQPGSDRNVPPRAQAAHQQASLLAKSLKLRIEGKALPDYKYTDYGSLISLSRFSAVGNLMGNLTGSVMLEGWLARMFYVSLYRMHQMALYGMFRTAMLMLGSKIGRGTEPRLKLH; the protein is encoded by the coding sequence ATGACTCATCGTATTGTCATCGTTGGCGGCGGCGCCGGCGGTCTGGAGTTGGCTACCCGTCTGGGTAAGACTCTGGGCAAGCGTGGCACGGCCAGTGTGATGCTGGTCGACGCGAACCTGACCCACATCTGGAAACCCCTGCTGCATGAAGTGGCTGCCGGCTCCCTGAACTCTTCCGAAGACGAACTCAACTACGTCGCCCAGGCAAAATGGAACCATTTCGAGTTCCAGCTTGGGCGCATGAGCGGCCTGGACCGGGAGCGCAAGAGAATCCAGCTGGCCGCCACCTATGACGAGGCGGGCGTCGAGCTGTTGCCGGCTCGGGAATTGGGCTACGACAGCCTGGTGATTGCCGTCGGCAGCACCACCAATGACTTCGGTACCGAAGGCGCGGCGCAGCACTGCCTGTTCCTCGACACGCGCAAGCAGGCCGAGCGCTTCCATCAGCAATTGCTCCACCACTATCTGCGTGCCCACGCCGGACAGACCGATGTTGTCGAGCGCATCAGCGTCGCCATCGTCGGCGCCGGTGCGACCGGTGTCGAACTGGCGGCCGAACTGCATAATGCCGCTCACGAACTGCACGCCTATGGCCTGGACCGGATCAAGCCGGAGAACATGCACATCACCCTGATCGAGGCGGGTCCACGGGTCTTGCCAGCGCTGCCGGAGCGTATCGGCGGGCCGGTGCACAAGACCCTGGAGAAACTCGGGGTCAACGTCATGACCAACGCCGCCGTCAGCCAGGTGACCGCCGACAGCCTGATTACCGCCGACGGCCAGGTGATCGACGCGAGCCTGAAAGTCTGGGCCGCCGGGATTCGCGCCCCGGACTTCCTCAAGGACATCGACGGACTGGAGACCAACCGGATCAACCAGCTGCAAGTACTGCCGACGCTACAAACCACCCGCGACGAGAACATCTTCGCCTTCGGCGATTGCGCCGCCTGCCCGCAACCCGGCAGTGATCGCAATGTTCCGCCCCGCGCCCAGGCCGCGCACCAGCAGGCCTCGCTGCTGGCCAAATCCCTGAAGCTGCGAATCGAAGGCAAGGCCCTGCCCGACTACAAATACACCGACTACGGCTCGCTGATTTCGCTGTCGCGGTTCTCGGCGGTGGGCAACCTGATGGGCAACCTGACCGGCAGCGTAATGCTCGAAGGCTGGTTGGCGCGGATGTTCTACGTCTCGCTGTACCGCATGCACCAGATGGCGCTGTACGGGATGTTCCGCACGGCCATGCTGATGCTGGGCAGCAAGATCGGGCGCGGGACCGAGCCTAGGCTGAAGTTGCACTGA
- a CDS encoding DUF2845 domain-containing protein, with the protein MKCVYGLSLGLLLAAGQASAADTLRCGSQLISVGDRSSEVLQKCGQPVARDDLGYKRSVNRREEYPVEEWTYGPNSGMYQYLRFEGNRLVQITSKRGR; encoded by the coding sequence ATGAAGTGTGTGTACGGGCTCAGCCTGGGTCTATTGCTCGCCGCCGGCCAAGCGTCGGCGGCCGATACGCTGCGCTGCGGCAGCCAGTTGATCAGCGTCGGCGACCGCTCCAGCGAAGTGCTGCAAAAGTGCGGGCAGCCTGTGGCGCGGGATGACCTGGGCTACAAACGCAGTGTCAATCGCCGGGAAGAATACCCGGTGGAGGAATGGACCTACGGGCCCAACAGCGGCATGTATCAGTACCTGCGCTTCGAGGGGAATCGGCTGGTGCAGATCACCAGCAAGCGGGGACGGTGA
- a CDS encoding energy-coupling factor ABC transporter permease, whose translation MIGAELLSPQTLAVGWLVYVPVLAWAVARAPWVELFTDSRRQHLLFGTVLALFMLWLVRRDFDTGVSYHFIGMTAVTLLLDWPLAILGGLCAQMALVLLGRQDMAAVGVNGALLILLPVLITECCAILVERAQPRNLFVYIFCSGFLAAALSALACLLLGLGLLWYDGLFAMPYWLEDFIGYLWLIIFPEAFINGMVISALVVFSPEWLETFNRTRYLSAPWNDDDKP comes from the coding sequence ATGATCGGTGCTGAACTGCTATCACCGCAAACCCTGGCGGTCGGTTGGCTGGTTTATGTGCCGGTGTTGGCCTGGGCTGTGGCGCGGGCACCGTGGGTCGAGCTGTTCACGGACAGCCGTCGCCAGCATTTGCTGTTCGGCACGGTGCTGGCGTTGTTCATGCTGTGGCTGGTGCGACGGGATTTCGATACGGGTGTCTCGTATCATTTCATTGGCATGACTGCCGTGACGCTGCTGCTGGACTGGCCATTGGCGATCCTGGGTGGCCTGTGCGCGCAGATGGCGCTGGTGCTGCTGGGGCGTCAGGACATGGCGGCGGTCGGAGTCAACGGTGCGCTGCTGATCCTGCTGCCGGTGCTGATCACTGAATGTTGCGCAATCCTGGTGGAGCGCGCCCAGCCGCGTAACCTGTTTGTGTATATCTTCTGTTCGGGGTTCCTGGCTGCCGCGCTTTCGGCATTGGCCTGCCTGCTGCTGGGGCTCGGTTTGCTCTGGTACGACGGCCTGTTTGCCATGCCTTACTGGCTGGAGGACTTCATCGGCTACCTCTGGCTGATCATTTTTCCCGAAGCGTTCATCAACGGCATGGTGATCAGTGCGTTGGTGGTGTTCAGCCCCGAATGGCTGGAGACCTTCAACCGCACGCGCTACCTGTCGGCACCGTGGAACGATGATGACAAGCCTTGA
- the coaE gene encoding dephospho-CoA kinase (Dephospho-CoA kinase (CoaE) performs the final step in coenzyme A biosynthesis.), with amino-acid sequence MNTPLEKPWILGLTGGIGSGKSAAAQHFIDLGVHVIDADHAARWVVEPGRPALAKIAEHFGPGVLQADGALDRAALRKLIFEHADERRWLEALLHPLIAEEIAHHLAQAQSPYAILVSPLLIESGQYAMTQRILVIDAPEQLQIERTLQRDQTSEQQVQAILKAQSSRQDRLSHADDVVVNDRDLAWLHSEVERLHHFYLTLRGGHS; translated from the coding sequence ATGAATACCCCTCTGGAAAAACCCTGGATTCTCGGCCTGACCGGTGGCATCGGCAGCGGCAAGAGCGCGGCGGCCCAGCATTTCATCGATCTGGGTGTGCACGTCATCGACGCCGATCATGCGGCACGCTGGGTGGTCGAGCCCGGGCGCCCGGCGCTGGCGAAAATCGCCGAGCACTTCGGCCCTGGCGTATTGCAGGCCGACGGCGCCCTGGACCGGGCGGCGCTGCGCAAGCTGATTTTCGAGCATGCCGATGAACGCCGCTGGCTCGAAGCACTGCTGCATCCGCTGATCGCCGAGGAAATCGCCCATCACCTGGCTCAGGCACAATCGCCCTACGCGATCCTGGTGTCGCCGCTGCTGATCGAGTCAGGGCAGTACGCCATGACCCAGCGGATCCTGGTGATCGATGCGCCGGAACAACTGCAGATCGAACGTACGTTGCAGCGCGACCAGACCAGCGAACAGCAGGTCCAGGCGATCCTCAAGGCCCAGTCCAGCCGCCAGGATCGCCTGAGCCATGCCGACGACGTGGTGGTCAATGATCGCGACCTCGCCTGGCTGCACAGCGAGGTCGAGCGCCTGCATCACTTTTACCTTACTTTGCGTGGAGGCCACTCATGA
- a CDS encoding MOSC domain-containing protein translates to MSPLQELIAAVPQQGRVRWIGVRPQGHAPMIELDAVEARLEAGLTGDHARPGVRNARQVTLIQWEHLAVIGSLMGRPEDQPVLPQELRRNIVVSGINLFSLKGRRFRIGQAIFETTGWCQPCARLERNLGEGTFQAVRGHGGITARVLKSGIIRLDDSLSVEPVPASGYAAFNAG, encoded by the coding sequence GTGAGCCCATTGCAGGAACTGATCGCCGCCGTGCCGCAGCAGGGCCGCGTACGCTGGATTGGCGTGCGCCCCCAGGGTCACGCGCCGATGATCGAACTGGACGCCGTGGAGGCCCGCCTGGAAGCCGGACTGACCGGCGATCATGCCCGCCCCGGTGTGCGCAATGCGCGACAAGTGACGTTGATCCAATGGGAACACCTGGCCGTGATCGGCTCGCTGATGGGCCGCCCCGAGGACCAGCCGGTGCTGCCACAGGAGCTGCGACGCAATATAGTGGTCAGCGGCATCAATCTGTTCAGCCTCAAGGGCCGGCGCTTTCGCATCGGCCAAGCCATCTTCGAAACCACCGGCTGGTGCCAGCCTTGCGCCCGATTGGAGCGCAACCTCGGCGAAGGTACGTTCCAGGCCGTACGCGGCCATGGCGGAATCACCGCCCGGGTGTTAAAAAGTGGAATCATTCGCCTGGACGACAGCCTGAGCGTCGAACCTGTGCCGGCGAGCGGCTACGCTGCTTTCAATGCCGGCTAG
- a CDS encoding DUF1780 domain-containing protein: MDDSDYLRLLTIAAEQANAFLSNARKWERERWVCQRLLQGLNVPYRADEFAPAGEPPDVLFRDANFEVFFVLDEGRRLNDEWRDELQRRRSAFSLSQLVRREAKPRRIPANEFLMRLAPTLRKKAHNYTERGMDLGDLDIIAFASLKREVLDLNSHFPPPTEYLRQGWRSLSLVGPTFARVLFAHPDAPDFLRGNLGRSIVFDVGISL; the protein is encoded by the coding sequence ATGGATGATTCCGATTATTTACGCCTGCTGACCATCGCGGCCGAGCAAGCCAACGCCTTTCTCTCCAATGCCCGCAAATGGGAGCGTGAGCGTTGGGTCTGCCAGCGTCTGCTGCAAGGGCTGAACGTGCCTTATCGCGCCGACGAGTTCGCCCCGGCCGGTGAGCCACCGGACGTGCTGTTTCGGGATGCCAATTTCGAGGTGTTTTTCGTGCTCGACGAGGGCCGCCGTCTCAATGACGAATGGCGCGATGAACTGCAACGTCGCCGCAGCGCCTTTTCCCTGAGCCAGCTGGTGCGTCGCGAGGCCAAGCCCCGGCGAATCCCGGCCAATGAATTCCTGATGCGCCTGGCCCCGACCCTGCGCAAGAAAGCCCACAACTACACCGAACGCGGCATGGACCTGGGCGACCTGGACATCATCGCCTTCGCCAGCCTCAAGCGCGAAGTGTTGGACCTCAACAGTCACTTTCCACCGCCGACCGAATACCTGCGCCAGGGCTGGCGCTCGCTGTCGCTGGTGGGGCCGACGTTTGCCCGGGTGCTGTTCGCCCACCCCGACGCGCCGGATTTTTTGCGAGGCAACCTGGGGCGCAGCATCGTGTTCGACGTCGGGATCAGCCTGTGA
- the pilB gene encoding type IV-A pilus assembly ATPase PilB encodes MNDIALSGLTKQLVLAELLTEQSAQQAYQQAQRSRIPLVSYLVQNKLVQSRQVAEIASEHFGVALLDLNSLDKDTQPTGLVSEKLVRQHHVLPLWRRGNKLFVGISDPTNHQAINDIQFSTGLTTEAILVEDDKLSDAIEKFFESNSTGLEGMGDVDLDGLDGLDIESIDDTKQDSIGNQDADDAPVVRFVNKMLLDAIKGGSSDLHFEPYEKIYRVRVRTDGMLREVARPPIQLATRIAARLKVMASLDISERRKPQDGRLKMRLSKTKSIDFRVNTLPTLWGEKVVIRILDPSSAQMGIDALGYEPDQKDLYMAALKQPQGLILVTGPTGSGKTVSLYTGLNILNTVDINISTAEDPVEINMEGINQVNVNPRQGLDFAQALRSFLRQDPDVIMVGEIRDLETAEIAIKAAQTGHLVLSTLHTNSAAETLIRLQNMGIPGFNIATAVHLIIAQRLARKLCAHCKKAIEIPEETLLKEGFPRERIGTFTIYEPVGCQQCNHGYKGRVGVYEVVKNTPELQRLIMAEGNSLEIDLQMRKDGFNDLRTSGLLKVMQGVTSLEEINRVTKD; translated from the coding sequence ATGAATGACATCGCCCTCAGCGGCCTGACCAAGCAATTGGTGCTGGCTGAACTGCTCACCGAGCAAAGTGCGCAACAGGCGTATCAACAGGCCCAACGCAGTCGCATCCCCCTGGTCAGCTACCTGGTGCAGAACAAACTGGTCCAGAGCCGCCAGGTCGCGGAGATCGCCTCGGAGCATTTCGGCGTCGCCCTGCTGGACCTCAACAGCCTGGACAAGGACACCCAACCCACGGGCCTGGTCAGCGAAAAACTGGTGCGCCAACATCACGTCCTGCCGCTGTGGCGACGCGGCAACAAGTTGTTCGTGGGCATCTCCGACCCCACCAATCACCAAGCCATCAATGACATTCAATTCAGTACCGGCCTGACCACCGAAGCCATCCTGGTAGAAGACGACAAGCTCAGCGACGCCATCGAAAAGTTTTTCGAATCCAATAGCACGGGCCTGGAAGGCATGGGCGATGTCGACCTGGACGGTCTGGACGGTCTGGACATCGAATCGATCGACGACACCAAGCAGGATTCCATCGGCAACCAGGACGCCGACGACGCGCCCGTGGTGCGTTTCGTCAACAAGATGCTGCTGGACGCGATCAAGGGCGGCTCTTCCGACCTGCACTTCGAGCCTTACGAAAAAATCTACCGGGTGCGGGTGCGCACCGACGGCATGCTGCGGGAAGTGGCCCGGCCGCCGATCCAACTGGCGACCCGTATCGCCGCCCGCCTGAAAGTCATGGCCAGCCTCGATATTTCCGAACGGCGCAAACCCCAGGACGGCCGGCTGAAAATGCGCCTGTCGAAAACCAAGTCCATCGACTTCCGGGTCAACACCCTGCCGACGCTCTGGGGCGAAAAAGTGGTGATCCGGATCCTCGACCCCTCCAGTGCGCAAATGGGCATCGATGCCCTGGGCTACGAGCCGGATCAGAAAGACCTGTACATGGCCGCCCTCAAACAGCCACAAGGGCTGATCCTGGTCACCGGCCCGACCGGCTCGGGCAAGACCGTGTCGCTGTACACCGGGCTGAATATCCTCAATACCGTGGACATCAACATCTCCACCGCCGAAGACCCGGTGGAGATCAACATGGAAGGCATCAACCAGGTCAACGTGAACCCGCGCCAGGGGCTGGACTTCGCCCAGGCCCTGCGCTCATTCCTGCGCCAGGACCCGGACGTGATCATGGTCGGCGAGATCCGCGACCTGGAAACCGCCGAAATCGCCATCAAGGCCGCCCAGACCGGGCACCTGGTGCTCTCCACACTGCACACCAACAGCGCCGCCGAAACCCTGATCCGCTTGCAGAACATGGGCATTCCAGGGTTCAACATCGCCACCGCCGTGCACCTGATCATCGCCCAGCGGTTGGCGCGCAAGCTCTGCGCCCACTGCAAGAAAGCCATCGAGATTCCCGAGGAAACCCTGCTCAAGGAAGGTTTCCCCCGGGAACGCATCGGCACATTCACGATCTATGAGCCGGTCGGTTGCCAACAGTGCAACCACGGTTACAAAGGGCGCGTGGGGGTTTACGAAGTGGTCAAGAACACGCCCGAGCTGCAACGGTTGATCATGGCCGAGGGCAACTCGCTGGAAATCGATCTGCAAATGCGCAAGGACGGCTTCAATGACCTGCGCACATCGGGGCTGCTCAAAGTGATGCAGGGCGTCACCAGCCTCGAGGAAATCAACCGGGTCACCAAGGATTGA
- a CDS encoding prepilin peptidase, whose protein sequence is MPLSEFLVLYPVAFVLVAALLGLIVGSFLNVVVWRLPKMLNREWRLQAHDLLGLPAETPGPVYNLMLPHSQCPHCGHRIRAWENIPLLSYLMLRGRCSSCAAPIGKRYPLTEVACGALSAFVAWHFGFGWHAAMVMVLTWGLLAMSLIDAEHQLLPDTLVLPLLWLGLIVNSFGLFVSLDQAMWGAVAGYLALWSVFWVFKLITGKEGMGYGDFKLLAMLGAWGGWQVLPLTLLLSSLVGAVIGVIVLRLRDAPGSTQIPFGPYLAIAGWIALLWGGQITDFYWQSVGF, encoded by the coding sequence ATGCCCCTGAGCGAATTTCTCGTGCTGTATCCCGTGGCTTTCGTGCTTGTTGCGGCATTGCTCGGCCTGATCGTCGGCAGCTTCCTCAACGTGGTGGTGTGGCGCCTGCCGAAGATGCTCAACCGCGAATGGCGCCTGCAAGCCCACGACCTGTTGGGCCTGCCGGCCGAAACCCCGGGCCCGGTCTACAACCTCATGCTGCCCCATTCCCAATGCCCGCACTGCGGCCATCGCATCCGCGCCTGGGAGAACATTCCGCTGTTGAGCTACCTGATGCTGCGTGGCCGCTGTTCGAGCTGCGCCGCGCCCATCGGCAAGCGTTACCCCCTGACCGAAGTGGCCTGCGGCGCATTGTCGGCGTTCGTCGCCTGGCATTTCGGCTTTGGCTGGCACGCCGCGATGGTGATGGTGTTGACCTGGGGCCTGCTGGCCATGAGCCTGATCGACGCCGAGCATCAACTGCTGCCCGATACCCTGGTGTTGCCGTTGTTGTGGCTGGGCTTGATCGTCAACAGCTTCGGGCTGTTCGTTTCCCTGGACCAGGCGATGTGGGGCGCGGTGGCCGGCTACCTGGCGCTGTGGTCGGTATTCTGGGTGTTCAAGCTGATCACCGGCAAGGAAGGCATGGGCTACGGGGATTTCAAGCTGCTGGCGATGCTGGGCGCCTGGGGCGGCTGGCAGGTCCTGCCGCTGACGCTGCTGTTGTCGTCGCTGGTGGGCGCCGTTATCGGGGTCATTGTGCTGCGCTTGCGTGATGCGCCCGGGTCGACGCAGATCCCCTTCGGACCTTATCTGGCCATTGCCGGCTGGATTGCCTTGCTCTGGGGTGGTCAAATAACCGACTTCTATTGGCAGTCTGTCGGTTTCTAA
- a CDS encoding pilin has protein sequence MNKQTGFTLIELLIVVAIIGILATFALPQYSKYQARAKATAGLGEISALKVPYEDMMNQGTSPTAANMNITTPTSNCAIAVTGTAAAGTGTIVCTLSNAPAAVAGKTITLSRDAAGVWTCASNAAKEFLPAGCPGV, from the coding sequence ATGAATAAGCAAACGGGCTTTACGCTGATCGAGCTGCTGATCGTCGTGGCGATCATTGGCATTCTGGCGACCTTTGCGTTGCCGCAATATTCCAAATATCAGGCACGGGCCAAGGCTACGGCCGGGCTGGGGGAAATTTCTGCGTTGAAGGTACCGTACGAGGACATGATGAATCAGGGGACCAGCCCGACGGCGGCCAACATGAACATCACGACACCTACCAGCAACTGCGCAATCGCAGTCACGGGCACTGCCGCGGCAGGCACGGGGACCATCGTTTGTACCCTCTCGAATGCTCCTGCTGCCGTAGCGGGTAAGACAATCACCCTTAGTCGTGATGCCGCCGGCGTCTGGACATGCGCATCTAACGCTGCCAAGGAATTCCTGCCGGCTGGCTGCCCTGGCGTCTGA
- a CDS encoding DUF3094 family protein, translated as MTSRLNPDDQKHVEEYLQLSQHRVERRPFRPWMLLVVVLAITIGLGLLSRLISYLTL; from the coding sequence ATGACCAGCCGCCTGAACCCAGATGACCAGAAGCATGTCGAAGAGTACCTGCAACTGTCCCAGCACCGAGTCGAGCGCCGGCCTTTCCGGCCGTGGATGCTCCTGGTGGTGGTACTGGCCATCACGATTGGCCTGGGCCTGTTGAGCCGACTGATCAGTTACCTGACGCTATGA
- a CDS encoding BON domain-containing protein translates to MKKFAITAAAATALTLTMASAFAETTQATQAPMMLAAGEVTEAKEATSDTWITTKVKADLVTEKGIPGTDIKVETNKGVVSLSSTVAVTDAQKDTAVAIAKKIKGVKAVSADGLKAE, encoded by the coding sequence ATGAAGAAGTTCGCTATCACTGCCGCCGCTGCTACCGCACTGACCCTGACCATGGCTAGCGCATTCGCCGAGACCACTCAAGCAACTCAGGCTCCTATGATGCTGGCCGCAGGCGAGGTGACAGAGGCCAAGGAAGCCACCTCCGATACCTGGATCACCACCAAAGTCAAAGCTGACCTGGTCACCGAAAAAGGCATTCCAGGTACCGACATCAAAGTCGAAACCAACAAAGGCGTTGTGTCCCTGTCGTCCACTGTTGCCGTGACTGACGCTCAGAAAGACACCGCTGTGGCAATCGCCAAGAAAATCAAAGGCGTCAAGGCTGTATCGGCTGACGGCCTGAAAGCCGAGTAA
- a CDS encoding type II secretion system F family protein, with product MAVKAVKTDVYTWEGKDRKGAKMTGELTGQSPALVKAQLRKQGINPEKVRKKSTSIFSKGKRIKPLDIALFTRQMATMLKAGVPLLQAFDIIGEGFDNANMRKLVDQVKQEVAAGNSFAASLRKCPQYFDDLYCNLVDAGEQAGALDTLLDRVATYKEKSEALKAKIKKAMTYPTAVILVAAVVTGILLVKVVPQFESVFSGFGAQLPAFTVMVIGLSEFLQDWWWVVLGGLVGTFFGVKYALRRSERFRDWRDKWLLKLPLIGALMYKSAVARYARTLSTTFAAGVPLVEALDSVSGATGNVVFKRAVQRIRQDVSTGMQLNFSMRASGIFPNLAIQMTAIGEESGALDDMLDKVASFYEAEVDNLVDNLTSLMEPFIMVILGVVVGGLVVAMYLPIFQLGSAI from the coding sequence ATGGCGGTCAAGGCAGTAAAAACCGACGTCTATACGTGGGAAGGCAAAGACCGCAAAGGCGCGAAAATGACCGGCGAGCTGACGGGACAGAGCCCGGCCCTGGTCAAGGCACAACTGCGCAAACAAGGCATCAACCCGGAGAAGGTGCGCAAGAAATCCACCTCGATATTCAGCAAGGGCAAGCGCATCAAGCCGCTGGATATCGCCCTCTTCACCCGCCAGATGGCAACGATGCTCAAGGCTGGCGTGCCGCTGTTGCAGGCGTTCGACATCATCGGCGAAGGCTTCGACAACGCCAACATGCGCAAGCTGGTGGACCAGGTGAAACAGGAAGTCGCCGCCGGCAACAGCTTCGCCGCCTCGCTGCGCAAATGCCCGCAGTACTTCGACGATTTGTACTGCAACCTGGTGGATGCCGGTGAACAGGCCGGTGCCCTGGATACGCTGCTGGATCGGGTCGCGACCTACAAGGAAAAGAGCGAAGCGCTCAAGGCCAAGATCAAGAAAGCCATGACCTACCCGACGGCGGTGATACTCGTCGCTGCGGTGGTCACCGGCATCCTGCTGGTCAAGGTGGTGCCGCAGTTCGAATCGGTCTTTTCAGGGTTCGGTGCACAGCTACCGGCCTTCACGGTAATGGTCATCGGCCTGTCGGAATTCTTGCAGGATTGGTGGTGGGTGGTGCTTGGCGGGCTTGTAGGGACATTTTTTGGCGTGAAATACGCCCTCAGGCGTTCCGAGCGCTTTCGTGACTGGCGCGATAAATGGCTACTCAAACTACCGCTGATAGGCGCCTTGATGTACAAGTCCGCCGTGGCCCGCTACGCCCGCACGCTCTCGACGACATTCGCCGCCGGCGTGCCGCTGGTCGAAGCCCTCGACTCGGTATCGGGCGCCACCGGCAACGTGGTGTTCAAGCGCGCTGTGCAGCGCATCCGCCAGGACGTCTCCACTGGCATGCAGTTGAATTTTTCCATGCGCGCGTCAGGGATCTTTCCGAACCTGGCCATCCAGATGACCGCCATCGGCGAGGAATCCGGCGCGCTGGACGACATGCTCGACAAAGTGGCGAGTTTTTATGAGGCCGAAGTGGACAATCTGGTGGACAACCTCACCAGCCTGATGGAACCCTTCATCATGGTGATCCTGGGGGTCGTCGTGGGTGGCCTGGTAGTCGCCATGTACCTGCCCATCTTTCAACTCGGCTCTGCGATCTGA